In Nitrosophilus labii, the following proteins share a genomic window:
- a CDS encoding molybdopterin molybdotransferase MoeA, whose translation MISYEESMKILNSLDFEPEGAEKLFLTQTLGRVLAQDIVAKENNPEFPTSAMDGYAIRFEDQKMKRLKIVAKNPAGSEVEEEVKEGVCIKTFTGSLMPKGSDTLIPIENVEVKGDEIVIKKPVTRGFSVRPIGENYKKDEILIKKGSLISFAEIGIMGSLNIVMPKVYQKPKVAILSTGSEVLEIGQERQNSAQIRSSNSYTLEALVRLHGAEPVQLGAVKDDKESITKALKEALNSADMVVTTGGVSVGDYDYVKDVIKEEIGAEVAFKGVIIKPGQHVMVAKKGNKAILGLPGFAYSSTVTFLIYALPILYKLKGTHYEQKIVKATLKENFKKRSKKTEFTVCNLRLQDGEYFVDFKGKREGTSAILTNMIGDVGLIMTSEHEGDKEVGEKVDVWLIK comes from the coding sequence ATGATAAGTTACGAAGAGTCGATGAAAATATTAAATAGTTTAGATTTTGAGCCTGAAGGAGCAGAAAAACTTTTTCTGACACAAACGTTGGGTAGAGTTTTAGCTCAGGATATTGTGGCTAAAGAGAACAATCCTGAGTTTCCTACATCTGCTATGGACGGGTATGCAATAAGATTTGAAGATCAAAAGATGAAGAGGCTAAAAATAGTTGCAAAAAATCCTGCTGGAAGCGAAGTAGAAGAGGAGGTAAAAGAGGGAGTTTGTATAAAAACATTTACAGGCTCTTTAATGCCTAAAGGTTCTGATACGCTTATACCTATAGAGAATGTGGAAGTAAAAGGCGACGAAATAGTTATAAAAAAACCTGTTACAAGAGGTTTTAGTGTTAGACCGATAGGAGAAAACTATAAAAAAGATGAGATTTTGATAAAAAAAGGCTCACTTATCTCTTTTGCAGAGATAGGTATTATGGGTAGCTTAAATATAGTTATGCCAAAAGTTTATCAAAAGCCTAAAGTTGCAATCCTTTCAACAGGAAGTGAAGTTTTAGAAATAGGCCAAGAGAGGCAAAATAGTGCTCAGATCAGAAGTTCTAACAGTTACACTCTTGAAGCTTTGGTAAGATTGCACGGAGCAGAGCCTGTTCAGTTAGGTGCCGTAAAAGATGACAAAGAGAGTATAACGAAAGCTTTAAAGGAGGCTTTAAATAGTGCCGATATGGTTGTAACTACAGGTGGTGTTAGCGTAGGGGATTATGATTATGTAAAAGATGTTATAAAAGAGGAGATCGGAGCCGAGGTTGCCTTTAAAGGTGTGATTATAAAACCTGGTCAGCACGTAATGGTTGCAAAAAAAGGTAATAAAGCTATTTTAGGACTTCCTGGATTTGCGTATTCGAGTACTGTAACATTTTTGATATACGCTCTTCCTATACTCTACAAGCTTAAGGGCACTCACTATGAGCAAAAGATAGTTAAAGCTACTTTGAAGGAAAATTTTAAAAAAAGAAGCAAAAAAACAGAATTTACTGTTTGCAATTTACGTTTGCAAGATGGTGAATATTTTGTTGATTTCAAAGGTAAAAGAGAAGGTACAAGCGCCATTTTGACGAATATGATAGGAGATGTAGGACTCATCATGACTTCTGAGCATGAAGGAGATAAAGAGGTTGGTGAAAAAGTAGATGTTTGGCTGATTAAATGA
- a CDS encoding molybdopterin synthase catalytic subunit, which translates to MLELYKGPLDVDSIFSSWQKWGKDKNFGAFITFVGTVREEGGIEALSFDVYEPILTKWFDDWQERANKKGAYLKMAHSIGDVPVHTSSYMAAVFSPKRRVALELIEDFVEDFKASAPIWKYDMINGKRVYARDRSQKIKGSGLLDI; encoded by the coding sequence ATGTTAGAGCTCTATAAAGGACCTTTGGACGTTGATAGCATCTTTTCTTCTTGGCAAAAATGGGGGAAAGATAAAAACTTCGGAGCTTTTATTACATTTGTAGGTACTGTTAGAGAAGAGGGAGGTATTGAAGCTTTGAGTTTTGATGTATATGAGCCTATTTTGACAAAATGGTTTGATGATTGGCAAGAAAGAGCTAACAAAAAGGGGGCGTATTTAAAAATGGCCCACTCTATAGGAGATGTTCCAGTTCATACATCTTCATATATGGCGGCAGTTTTTTCGCCTAAACGAAGAGTGGCATTAGAACTTATTGAGGATTTTGTAGAAGATTTTAAGGCTAGTGCGCCTATTTGGAAGTATGATATGATTAATGGCAAAAGAGTTTATGCTAGAGATAGAAGTCAAAAGATTAAAGGAAGCGGACTACTCGATATTTAA
- a CDS encoding MoaD/ThiS family protein produces MIRVEFLGPIGKEPIEIEAKSLKEVAQKLKSDKEMSKWLSECAVAVNDKLVDTLEVELKEGDKISLLPPVCGG; encoded by the coding sequence ATGATAAGAGTAGAGTTTTTAGGTCCAATCGGTAAAGAGCCTATAGAGATAGAGGCTAAAAGCTTAAAAGAGGTGGCTCAAAAACTAAAAAGCGATAAAGAGATGTCAAAATGGCTTAGCGAGTGTGCCGTGGCAGTCAATGACAAACTAGTAGATACTTTAGAGGTGGAGCTTAAAGAGGGTGATAAGATATCTTTACTGCCACCTGTTTGCGGCGGATAA
- a CDS encoding MqnA/MqnD/SBP family protein gives MIFGKIDYINLLPFYIFLKRELKNSSDRAVLEHKKGVPSKINKDFKKGKIDAAFISSIFSKNRKCTNLGIVAKKEILSVIVCPGKEKEDIESNTSNILAKILEIKGEILIGDKALKRYKEGKDCVDLAYEWYKRYKLPFVFARLCYKKNTKLYKNIEKKFLNSHIKIPNYILKRYAIRSGLTQKEILHYLSLISYEIDKKASISLKKFIRLSKKRLKW, from the coding sequence ATGATTTTTGGAAAAATTGATTATATAAATCTTTTACCGTTTTATATATTTTTAAAAAGAGAGCTAAAAAATTCTTCTGATAGAGCCGTATTGGAACATAAAAAAGGAGTACCTTCAAAAATCAATAAGGATTTTAAAAAAGGTAAAATTGACGCGGCTTTTATATCGAGTATATTCTCGAAAAACAGAAAGTGTACCAACTTGGGTATCGTAGCTAAAAAGGAGATTTTGAGCGTAATAGTTTGTCCTGGTAAAGAAAAGGAGGATATAGAATCAAACACTTCAAACATCTTAGCCAAAATTTTGGAAATAAAAGGGGAAATTTTAATAGGGGATAAGGCTTTAAAAAGATACAAAGAGGGAAAAGATTGCGTAGATTTAGCTTATGAGTGGTACAAAAGATATAAACTCCCATTTGTTTTTGCAAGACTTTGTTACAAAAAAAACACAAAACTCTATAAAAACATTGAAAAAAAATTTTTAAACTCTCATATAAAAATCCCAAACTATATACTAAAAAGGTACGCAATAAGGAGCGGATTAACTCAAAAAGAGATTCTTCATTATCTATCTTTAATAAGCTATGAAATAGATAAAAAAGCCTCTATCTCTTTAAAAAAATTTATACGCCTCTCAAAAAAGAGATTAAAATGGTAA
- a CDS encoding transposase, with the protein MFSVKRGLRLEELSHKEQKFIKILDFAQIEKNITVVSITNTPKDRIEIARVFIAKSVYNIQTTRDLIERLYRDRTLRVICGWRYKSDIPSESKFSRVFNPDYTIEFVSVMLLLEL; encoded by the coding sequence ATTTTCAGCGTTAAGAGAGGATTAAGATTAGAGGAGTTATCTCACAAAGAACAAAAGTTCATTAAAATATTAGATTTTGCTCAAATTGAGAAAAATATTACAGTTGTTTCTATCACCAATACTCCAAAAGATAGAATTGAAATTGCAAGAGTGTTTATAGCAAAGAGTGTTTATAATATTCAAACAACAAGAGATTTAATAGAGAGGCTCTATCGTGATAGAACTTTAAGAGTTATATGTGGGTGGAGATATAAAAGTGATATTCCAAGCGAATCAAAATTTAGTAGAGTTTTTAACCCGGATTATACAATAGAATTTGTTTCAGTAATGCTTTTGCTTGAGCTTTAG
- a CDS encoding cytochrome-c peroxidase — protein sequence MNKAFFAFLLSSLFLLAKEPITPIPKNIKYDKEKAILGKYLFFDPLLSKDKSISCASCHDFNHGGADPRPVSIGVEGKKGKVNAPTVYNSYFNFRQFWNGRAKDLKDQAKYPIHASNEMAMNEKLIEKRLNANTFYKTLFKKVYKTDKIEFWMVIDAIAEFEKALITPDSKFDRYLKGEVKLSSLEKKGYLLFKQLGCITCHNGINIGGNSFQKIGAINPYNKEPVGDRFEITKREFDRYRYKVPSLRNIALTAPYFHDGSVKSLEEAIDKMAYHNLGFTLNEKEKEAIISFLKTLTGKKPKILKETQ from the coding sequence ATGAATAAAGCTTTTTTTGCCTTTTTACTTTCATCTCTTTTTTTACTTGCAAAAGAGCCAATTACACCGATACCAAAAAATATAAAATATGATAAAGAGAAAGCAATTTTAGGAAAATACCTTTTTTTCGATCCCCTTCTTTCCAAAGACAAAAGTATAAGTTGCGCAAGTTGTCACGATTTTAATCATGGAGGTGCCGACCCAAGACCGGTATCCATAGGAGTAGAAGGAAAAAAGGGAAAAGTAAACGCCCCTACGGTCTATAACTCCTATTTTAACTTTAGACAGTTTTGGAACGGAAGAGCAAAAGATCTAAAAGATCAAGCAAAATACCCTATTCACGCTTCCAACGAAATGGCAATGAACGAAAAACTTATAGAAAAAAGATTAAATGCCAACACTTTTTACAAAACTCTTTTCAAAAAGGTGTATAAAACCGACAAGATAGAGTTTTGGATGGTCATAGATGCAATTGCAGAGTTTGAAAAAGCTCTAATAACACCAGATTCAAAATTTGATCGATATCTAAAAGGAGAAGTGAAACTCTCGTCCCTAGAAAAAAAGGGGTATCTGCTTTTTAAACAGCTTGGATGTATAACTTGCCACAACGGTATAAATATAGGCGGAAACTCTTTTCAAAAAATTGGCGCTATCAATCCTTATAACAAAGAGCCAGTCGGCGATAGATTTGAGATCACCAAAAGAGAGTTTGATAGATACAGATACAAAGTTCCCTCTCTTAGAAACATAGCCCTAACCGCTCCATATTTTCACGATGGAAGCGTCAAATCTTTAGAAGAGGCGATTGATAAAATGGCCTACCATAACCTTGGATTTACCTTAAACGAAAAAGAAAAAGAAGCCATTATCTCTTTTTTAAAAACACTTACCGGTAAAAAACCAAAAATTTTAAAAGAAACTCAATGA
- a CDS encoding EAL domain-containing protein, protein MTKVNKRVYIAALFGSLAILLLIVFENFTKTYFIQNNRVLNALYDLQIQEAILDYEILENSLFLYKNFDSIVVTQKNIENIFKNIEKNGHLKKDHSSVYKKLIEYKKSLNKKIEIIHDFESINSTIKNSTMYLSTLISKIPDILDENKKSKFDSYKKLVIKTISSIFLAKNSFDKDFVEEIRVNYEKLKKFRFDEKNLKNFHSVLLSHLQVFINNFPIYTKYLNEILHNKSKEKLQKTLEEFIISANKELRFLTILYNILIIFYIASIIAILYLMYIIDKENVLLKRVQRKLEKMARVDPLTGLLNRRVLDSDKKKFQYPVFFIVNIDRFKHFNDFYGINAGDFILRYVAKTLKNIVPKDSRAKFYRIGGDDFGILMEKDSLDIEKIAKDIVDYFKTHTITYNNVDIHLSVSIGITLQKPLIETADMALKYVKKDIRRSFFLYNSNLGFYKKIEENINRAKILKEALETDNVFPYFQPIFNPYSNDIVKFEVLARLKNKSKVESISTYLQIAKETKLYEGLTKTIFEKSFEYFKDKNCQFSLNISMEDISNPNILKFLGNLFGTYPYISQNVTFEILESAAITDYNMVREFVSVVKNMGAKIALDDFGSGFSNYEHILNLNIDYIKIDGSLIKDIDKNFHAELIVKTIKNFAKEANIKTVAEFVHSKEVLKKIKELHIDYAQGFYLSKPKPQIKVETCKKNF, encoded by the coding sequence ATGACAAAAGTAAATAAAAGAGTATATATCGCAGCTTTATTCGGATCGTTAGCAATCCTGCTTTTAATAGTTTTTGAAAATTTTACGAAAACTTATTTTATCCAAAACAATCGCGTACTAAATGCCCTTTACGATCTACAGATACAAGAGGCAATCTTAGATTATGAGATTTTGGAAAACTCACTTTTTCTTTATAAAAATTTCGACTCTATTGTTGTTACTCAAAAAAATATAGAAAATATATTCAAAAATATTGAAAAAAACGGACATTTAAAAAAGGATCACTCTTCCGTTTACAAAAAATTGATAGAATATAAAAAAAGCCTCAATAAAAAAATTGAAATTATACATGATTTTGAAAGTATAAACTCAACAATTAAAAACTCAACTATGTACCTATCTACGTTAATCAGCAAAATTCCTGATATCTTAGATGAAAATAAAAAATCCAAATTTGATAGTTATAAAAAGTTGGTAATCAAAACGATATCCTCGATTTTTTTGGCAAAAAACAGTTTCGATAAAGATTTCGTAGAAGAGATTAGAGTAAACTATGAAAAATTGAAAAAATTCCGTTTTGATGAAAAGAACTTAAAAAATTTCCACTCCGTCCTTCTCTCTCACCTACAAGTTTTTATTAACAATTTCCCAATCTATACAAAATATCTAAATGAAATTTTACATAACAAATCTAAAGAGAAACTCCAAAAAACTCTGGAAGAGTTTATAATCTCCGCCAATAAGGAGCTTAGATTTTTAACCATTTTATACAATATTTTAATAATATTTTACATTGCTTCCATTATAGCTATACTCTATTTGATGTATATTATAGACAAAGAGAACGTCCTGCTAAAAAGAGTACAAAGAAAACTTGAAAAAATGGCAAGAGTAGATCCGTTAACTGGACTTCTCAATAGAAGGGTATTAGATAGCGACAAAAAAAAGTTTCAATACCCCGTCTTTTTTATAGTCAATATCGATAGGTTTAAACATTTTAACGATTTTTACGGTATAAATGCGGGAGATTTTATCTTAAGATACGTAGCAAAAACTCTCAAAAACATCGTTCCAAAAGACTCAAGAGCAAAATTTTACAGAATAGGTGGAGATGATTTTGGAATTTTGATGGAAAAAGATAGTTTGGATATTGAAAAAATAGCAAAAGATATCGTAGATTACTTTAAAACCCATACTATAACATATAACAATGTAGATATACATCTATCCGTTAGTATCGGAATCACACTCCAAAAACCCCTTATAGAGACCGCCGATATGGCGCTAAAATATGTAAAAAAAGATATAAGAAGATCATTTTTTCTATACAACTCGAATCTTGGATTCTATAAAAAAATAGAAGAAAATATTAATAGAGCTAAAATATTGAAAGAGGCACTTGAAACCGATAATGTTTTTCCATACTTTCAGCCTATCTTTAATCCCTACTCAAACGACATAGTAAAATTTGAGGTTTTGGCAAGATTAAAAAACAAAAGTAAGGTAGAATCAATCTCTACTTACTTGCAAATAGCCAAAGAGACTAAATTGTATGAAGGATTAACAAAAACTATTTTTGAAAAAAGTTTTGAGTACTTTAAAGATAAAAATTGTCAATTTTCCCTCAACATCTCTATGGAAGATATCTCCAACCCAAATATTTTAAAATTTTTAGGAAATCTGTTTGGCACTTATCCTTATATTTCACAAAACGTAACTTTCGAGATATTGGAAAGTGCCGCCATAACAGATTATAATATGGTAAGAGAGTTCGTATCGGTGGTAAAAAATATGGGTGCAAAAATAGCTCTAGATGATTTTGGCAGCGGTTTTTCCAATTATGAACATATTTTAAATCTCAATATCGACTATATCAAAATCGACGGTTCATTAATAAAAGATATAGATAAAAATTTTCACGCCGAATTGATTGTAAAGACTATTAAAAATTTCGCAAAAGAGGCAAACATAAAAACCGTTGCCGAGTTTGTGCATTCGAAAGAGGTACTTAAAAAGATCAAAGAACTCCACATAGATTATGCACAAGGTTTTTATCTTTCCAAACCAAAACCACAAATAAAGGTAGAGACATGCAAGAAAAACTTTTAA
- a CDS encoding NAD-glutamate dehydrogenase domain-containing protein → MQEKLLNTCKKMFSSEDLKISKSTLKELGKKRFTVTFYEKNGNTFLKIFSKETLVLSEIIPILQDIGFKVVEEITYNLSIEKEQIAVIRFLLDIDDINRLKTSKENIKDVIEKALNNEILSRCKLYSLTLKENLGIDEIRLLRALVTYENQIVLEFNEVTITKTFLKHHHIIKALIDFFKVKFEPTRKNRKRELEEKKREIETLLKKIANINEDKIIRILYKIIDCSLRTNYFLHKETISIKIDTKSLEEYLLGIQPSIEIFVYHDRFNGVHLRMSNISRGGLRWSDRYEDFREEIKSLMSTQEAKNAIIVPSGAKGGFVIYKDKKELSYEEFKKYYSLFIDALLDLIDNKVKEKVVKNRNIVAYDKEDFYFVVAADKGTASMSDVANEIAIKRDFWLYDAFASGGSTGYSHKELGVTAKGAWKSVSRFFIEKGIDIYKDQITVVGIGSMRGDVFGNAMLINPNILLLGAVSHNEIFIDPNPDPKIAYEERLRLFKKGAHWSEYDKNKISKGGGVFKRNEKSIKLSPQIQKLLKTKRSTLSGEELAKKILTLKVDLLYNGGVGTYVKSSEEINIYLSDKENEGVRINASDLKCFAVCEGGNLGFTQKARIEYARDGGKINLDSIDNSAGVDTSDHEVNIKIVLNSLKHKNIINEEERIQTLKNLTDKVLNSVFWNNYLQSLAITLDEIRSSKNLGKFIKSVEILENSIKIFKRRDFHIPKPSDFETILTKEKTIVRPVLGILLSYSKIFVKQILLKSSFLDTPFVQHYLYKYFPKTLVSLYEKEVDSHPLKREIAATVIANKIINNTGCSFIVDYESLGDSGFIKKIESYLIINRLLNANDIRYEIYRSDFTLPAKQQYQLLFALEETISFSVNWMIKKDTKTDPLFILSYKQELSELLKKAQIKLKTKEITSNEKINAFYSLLDYLKFTAAAIYIKQETPLDFSSVAKLFFLIIDRFKINEILNALDSYRPLFENEYKVKKELEQLIEFFVTKLAQKILKFTRADEDIEERFENFLKNEYKDSQNVLREVNEFCTRKNHNLTALSHIVNSSVISII, encoded by the coding sequence ATGCAAGAAAAACTTTTAAATACTTGCAAAAAGATGTTCTCATCCGAAGACCTTAAAATATCAAAAAGTACGCTAAAAGAACTGGGAAAAAAGAGGTTTACCGTAACTTTTTACGAAAAAAATGGAAATACTTTTTTAAAAATTTTTTCTAAAGAGACACTTGTTTTATCAGAAATCATCCCTATTTTACAAGATATAGGTTTTAAAGTCGTAGAGGAGATTACCTATAACCTATCTATAGAAAAAGAGCAGATAGCTGTTATTAGATTTCTTTTGGATATTGATGATATAAATAGACTTAAAACTTCAAAAGAAAACATTAAAGATGTAATCGAAAAAGCTCTAAATAATGAGATATTATCTAGATGTAAACTATACTCATTGACTTTAAAAGAGAATCTAGGCATCGATGAGATAAGACTTTTAAGAGCGCTTGTTACTTATGAAAACCAGATAGTTTTAGAGTTTAACGAGGTTACAATAACAAAAACTTTTTTAAAACATCACCACATAATAAAAGCGCTTATCGATTTTTTTAAAGTCAAATTTGAACCTACAAGAAAAAACAGAAAAAGAGAGTTAGAAGAGAAAAAAAGAGAGATAGAGACTCTTTTAAAAAAGATAGCAAATATCAATGAAGATAAAATTATAAGAATTTTATATAAAATCATCGATTGTTCCCTGAGAACCAACTATTTTTTGCATAAAGAGACCATTAGTATAAAAATAGATACGAAATCTTTAGAAGAGTATCTTTTAGGAATTCAACCATCTATAGAAATTTTCGTCTATCACGACCGGTTCAACGGAGTACATCTTAGAATGTCAAATATAAGTCGAGGGGGGCTTAGATGGAGTGACAGATATGAGGACTTTAGAGAAGAGATCAAATCTCTTATGAGTACACAAGAGGCCAAAAACGCCATTATCGTACCTTCTGGAGCAAAGGGGGGATTTGTTATATATAAAGATAAAAAAGAGTTGAGTTACGAAGAATTTAAAAAATACTACTCTCTTTTTATCGACGCACTCTTAGATTTGATAGATAACAAAGTAAAAGAAAAGGTTGTAAAAAACAGAAATATCGTAGCATACGACAAAGAGGATTTTTACTTCGTTGTGGCTGCCGATAAAGGAACCGCCTCAATGAGCGACGTAGCAAACGAAATAGCCATAAAAAGAGATTTTTGGCTCTACGACGCTTTTGCGAGCGGCGGAAGCACGGGCTATAGCCATAAAGAGCTGGGAGTTACCGCAAAAGGAGCCTGGAAAAGTGTTTCTAGATTTTTTATCGAAAAAGGCATCGATATATATAAAGATCAGATAACCGTCGTAGGTATAGGTTCTATGAGAGGCGACGTATTTGGTAACGCTATGCTTATTAATCCCAATATTTTACTGCTAGGTGCCGTTAGTCATAACGAAATATTTATCGATCCAAACCCCGATCCAAAAATTGCCTATGAAGAGAGACTAAGACTCTTTAAAAAAGGTGCTCATTGGAGCGAATATGACAAAAACAAAATAAGCAAAGGCGGCGGAGTATTTAAAAGAAACGAAAAGAGCATAAAGCTTTCTCCTCAAATCCAAAAACTATTAAAAACAAAAAGAAGTACCCTTAGCGGGGAAGAGCTGGCTAAAAAAATCTTAACATTAAAAGTAGATTTATTATATAACGGAGGAGTAGGAACTTACGTTAAATCTAGCGAAGAGATAAATATATATCTTAGCGATAAAGAAAACGAGGGAGTTAGAATAAACGCAAGCGATCTAAAATGTTTTGCAGTATGCGAAGGAGGCAATCTAGGATTTACGCAAAAAGCTAGGATAGAATACGCACGAGACGGCGGAAAGATAAATCTTGACAGCATCGACAACTCGGCCGGTGTAGATACTTCCGATCACGAAGTAAATATTAAAATCGTTCTAAACTCTTTAAAACATAAAAATATCATAAACGAAGAGGAGAGGATTCAAACTCTCAAAAATCTTACGGATAAAGTTTTAAATTCAGTATTTTGGAACAACTATCTTCAATCGCTTGCAATCACCTTAGATGAGATTCGCTCCTCAAAAAATCTCGGCAAATTTATCAAAAGCGTAGAAATTTTGGAAAATAGTATTAAAATCTTTAAAAGGAGAGATTTCCATATACCCAAACCTTCAGATTTCGAAACAATTCTCACAAAAGAGAAGACTATCGTACGCCCAGTATTGGGGATATTACTCTCCTACTCCAAAATATTTGTAAAACAGATACTTTTAAAAAGCTCTTTTTTGGATACTCCTTTTGTTCAACACTATCTGTATAAATATTTTCCAAAAACTTTAGTCTCACTCTATGAAAAAGAGGTAGATTCCCACCCCTTAAAAAGAGAGATTGCGGCCACTGTCATAGCAAATAAAATCATAAATAACACCGGATGCAGTTTTATAGTGGACTACGAATCGCTAGGTGATAGCGGATTTATTAAAAAGATAGAGTCCTACTTGATTATAAATAGACTATTAAACGCAAACGATATAAGATATGAAATCTATAGAAGCGATTTTACTTTGCCCGCCAAACAACAATATCAACTTCTTTTTGCCCTGGAAGAGACGATCAGCTTTAGTGTTAACTGGATGATAAAAAAAGATACAAAAACCGATCCTCTCTTTATACTTAGTTATAAACAGGAGTTAAGCGAACTTCTCAAAAAGGCTCAAATCAAACTAAAAACAAAAGAGATTACGTCGAACGAAAAGATTAACGCATTCTATTCGTTGCTGGATTATCTCAAATTTACCGCAGCGGCTATATATATAAAACAAGAAACACCTTTAGATTTTTCTAGCGTGGCTAAACTATTTTTTCTCATAATCGATAGATTTAAAATAAACGAAATATTAAACGCGTTAGACAGTTATAGGCCTCTTTTTGAGAACGAATATAAGGTTAAAAAAGAGTTAGAGCAACTTATAGAGTTTTTCGTTACGAAGCTAGCTCAAAAGATTTTAAAGTTTACAAGAGCGGATGAAGATATTGAGGAACGCTTTGAAAACTTCTTGAAAAACGAATATAAAGATTCGCAAAACGTCTTAAGGGAGGTAAACGAGTTCTGCACTAGGAAAAACCACAATCTTACCGCCCTTTCCCATATAGTAAATTCATCGGTTATCTCTATTATCTAA
- the gltX gene encoding glutamate--tRNA ligase, producing the protein MVVTRFAPSPTGYLHIGGLRTALFNWLWARKNGGKFILRIEDTDLSRNSQEATRAILESFDWVGLDYDGEVAYQSKRFDIYKRYIQKLLDEGKAYYCYMSKEELDALREEQQKRGERPRYDRRYRDFKGTPPKGVDPVVRIKAPLQGDIIFEDGIKGTIVIRAEELDDFIIARSDGTPTYNFVVAIDDALMGITDVIRGDDHLYNTPKQFIVYEALGFKVPKFYHVPMILNEQGKKLSKRDGAMDVMEYKRMGYLPEALLNFLVRLGWSHGDQEIFTIEEMKELFDPKDINKSASAYNLSKLEWLNAHYIKNSSNERLLNLLKDFNIYLESHDKKEILLDALKERAKTIKEMAELAKEILEEPQNYDEKALKKALKGEWREILTLFLEKLKINEPHLPVDYHKIIEDVVKEKEIGFGKIGQPLRVALLGKLSGPGLDEVMAIIGKEESIKRVEKFLRKFE; encoded by the coding sequence ATGGTTGTTACAAGATTTGCTCCTAGTCCTACCGGATATTTGCATATAGGGGGACTTAGAACCGCTCTTTTTAACTGGCTTTGGGCTAGAAAAAATGGAGGCAAATTTATATTAAGAATTGAAGATACCGATCTTAGTAGAAATTCCCAAGAGGCTACTAGAGCTATTTTAGAAAGCTTTGATTGGGTTGGTCTAGATTATGACGGAGAAGTGGCTTATCAATCAAAAAGATTTGATATCTATAAAAGATATATCCAAAAACTTCTGGATGAGGGGAAAGCCTATTACTGCTATATGAGCAAAGAGGAGTTAGATGCTCTAAGAGAAGAGCAGCAAAAAAGGGGAGAGAGACCAAGATATGATAGAAGATACAGAGATTTTAAAGGAACTCCTCCTAAAGGAGTGGATCCTGTTGTAAGGATAAAGGCTCCCCTTCAAGGAGATATCATTTTTGAAGATGGAATAAAAGGTACTATAGTTATCAGGGCTGAAGAGTTGGATGATTTTATAATAGCAAGAAGCGACGGAACACCTACATACAACTTTGTTGTGGCTATAGATGACGCTTTGATGGGAATAACCGATGTTATAAGAGGAGACGATCATCTATACAACACTCCAAAGCAGTTTATAGTTTATGAGGCGTTAGGATTTAAGGTGCCTAAATTTTACCATGTGCCTATGATTTTAAACGAACAGGGTAAGAAGCTTTCAAAAAGAGACGGAGCTATGGATGTGATGGAGTATAAAAGGATGGGATATCTTCCTGAAGCTCTTCTGAACTTTTTAGTGAGACTTGGTTGGAGTCATGGGGATCAAGAGATTTTTACGATTGAAGAGATGAAAGAACTTTTCGATCCTAAAGATATAAACAAGTCCGCTTCAGCATACAATCTAAGTAAACTAGAATGGTTAAACGCGCACTACATCAAAAACTCTTCCAATGAAAGATTGCTAAATCTTTTAAAAGATTTTAATATCTATCTTGAGAGTCATGATAAAAAAGAGATTTTGCTTGACGCTTTGAAAGAGAGAGCCAAAACTATAAAAGAGATGGCTGAACTTGCAAAAGAGATTTTAGAAGAACCGCAAAATTATGATGAAAAAGCTCTCAAGAAGGCTTTAAAAGGGGAGTGGAGAGAGATTTTAACTCTATTTTTGGAAAAACTAAAGATTAATGAGCCTCATCTTCCTGTTGATTATCATAAAATCATAGAGGATGTAGTGAAAGAAAAAGAGATAGGTTTTGGCAAAATAGGACAGCCTCTTAGAGTTGCTCTTCTTGGAAAACTTTCGGGTCCTGGACTTGATGAGGTTATGGCGATTATAGGTAAAGAGGAGAGTATAAAAAGAGTAGAGAAATTTCTAAGGAAATTTGAGTGA